In Zobellia roscoffensis, the following are encoded in one genomic region:
- a CDS encoding YjjG family noncanonical pyrimidine nucleotidase, which produces MFKDIVTDVFFDLDHTLWDFERNSALTFGKIFQKNRIEVELPDFLQVYTPANFAFWKLYREGKITKEALRYQRLKTVFDDLKYMVSDEVINTLSDDYIAHLSSFNHLFPNTIAILDYLKPKYKLHIITNGFQEVQGKKLKNSKIHDYFDQVIDSEMAGVKKPDPYIFNLALNKANTRAETSLMIGDNLEADILGAQAVGYNVLHFNTHKEPKHDFCEIIEDLHEIKTFL; this is translated from the coding sequence ATGTTTAAGGATATAGTTACCGATGTTTTTTTTGATTTAGACCATACCCTTTGGGATTTTGAACGGAATTCTGCACTTACTTTTGGGAAGATTTTTCAGAAGAACCGGATAGAGGTGGAGCTTCCTGACTTTTTACAGGTGTACACGCCCGCAAATTTTGCTTTTTGGAAGTTGTATAGGGAAGGTAAGATTACCAAAGAAGCCTTAAGGTATCAACGCTTGAAAACGGTCTTTGATGATTTAAAATATATGGTTTCGGATGAGGTCATCAACACCTTATCGGACGATTATATTGCGCATCTTTCTTCGTTCAATCACTTATTCCCCAATACGATTGCAATTCTTGATTATCTCAAACCAAAATATAAACTCCATATCATTACCAACGGATTTCAAGAGGTTCAAGGTAAAAAGCTAAAAAATTCTAAAATACACGATTATTTCGATCAGGTTATAGATTCTGAAATGGCAGGTGTGAAAAAACCTGACCCTTATATTTTTAATTTGGCTTTAAACAAAGCAAATACCAGGGCGGAAACCTCATTAATGATAGGTGATAATCTAGAGGCCGATATACTAGGTGCCCAAGCTGTGGGCTATAACGTATTACATTTTAATACACATAAAGAGCCTAAGCACGATTTTTGTGAAATCATTGAGGATTTGCACGAAATAAAAACCTTTTTATAG
- a CDS encoding polysaccharide deacetylase family protein: MLLIYTHKITPRFRYTMKQVFTRILGIEVSFTTKVEDFIKHSGAKITYTKQPLQNEFFVRSNDLLFEQGINDLQITVHDWNGVPCFFRTGERSTLPFDIFSASFYLLSRYEEYLPHVKDIHDRFPVKDSIAYRNKFLKLPVVDIWGYRLLDELKIKFPDLEYKPKKYRYVSAIDVTTSHCFAYRGVVRNVAGFFYDLGTLKFKRVGQRFKVWFNPDEDPYNNFTFLIDLHRKFKTKSVFFFQFADYSTYDKNVSPNNNKFRYLIKSIADYSKVALAASYSSFNDNELLKKEKKKLTGVINRPINSSRLRYNRVDLPHTYRNLVDAEFVDDYTMGYTHEVGFRASTCTPFYFYDINLEVQQPIRIHSFAFHDYTFVSAVNEDVVMGQVLAIAEAIKAVNGEFVSVFSNELLGGDEKIDWMKLYETVLKQCHV; the protein is encoded by the coding sequence ATGTTACTTATTTACACCCATAAAATTACACCGCGTTTCAGGTATACCATGAAGCAGGTCTTTACACGTATATTGGGTATTGAAGTTTCTTTTACTACTAAAGTCGAAGATTTTATTAAGCATTCAGGTGCTAAGATTACGTATACAAAACAACCTTTGCAGAACGAATTCTTTGTTCGTAGCAACGACCTTCTTTTTGAACAAGGTATAAATGATTTACAGATAACGGTTCATGATTGGAATGGTGTTCCTTGTTTTTTTAGAACGGGCGAGCGAAGCACTCTACCTTTTGATATATTTTCTGCCAGTTTTTATTTGTTAAGTAGATACGAGGAGTACTTACCTCATGTAAAGGATATACATGATCGTTTTCCCGTTAAGGATAGCATCGCCTATAGAAACAAATTTCTTAAGTTACCGGTTGTAGATATTTGGGGGTATAGGTTACTGGATGAGCTTAAAATCAAGTTTCCTGATCTAGAATATAAACCCAAGAAATACCGTTATGTTTCAGCTATAGATGTAACCACATCACATTGCTTTGCTTATAGGGGTGTCGTCAGGAATGTGGCCGGTTTTTTTTATGATCTGGGTACGTTAAAATTTAAAAGAGTAGGGCAACGTTTTAAGGTGTGGTTTAATCCGGATGAAGACCCGTACAATAATTTCACTTTTTTAATCGATCTACATAGAAAGTTTAAAACCAAAAGTGTATTCTTTTTTCAGTTTGCAGATTACTCAACTTATGATAAAAATGTTTCCCCAAATAATAATAAGTTTCGTTATCTCATAAAATCAATTGCAGATTATTCTAAAGTTGCACTAGCGGCATCGTATAGTTCGTTCAATGATAACGAACTATTGAAAAAAGAAAAGAAAAAGCTGACCGGGGTTATCAATAGACCTATAAATTCCTCTAGATTACGTTACAACAGGGTAGATTTACCACATACCTACAGAAATTTGGTAGATGCCGAGTTCGTAGACGATTATACTATGGGTTACACACATGAAGTTGGTTTTCGCGCCAGTACGTGCACCCCGTTTTATTTTTATGATATCAATTTAGAAGTGCAGCAGCCTATAAGGATACACTCGTTCGCCTTTCATGATTATACCTTTGTAAGTGCCGTAAATGAGGATGTGGTAATGGGTCAGGTTTTGGCTATTGCTGAGGCTATAAAAGCTGTAAATGGCGAGTTCGTTTCTGTTTTTTCAAATGAATTATTAGGTGGTGACGAAAAGATAGATTGGATGAAATTGTATGAAACCGTTTTAAAGCAATGCCATGTTTAA
- the radC gene encoding RadC family protein encodes MHEKSTSFSIKNWSDDDKPREKLVHKGRSVLSDAELIAILIGSGSRNESAVELAKRILASVNNNLNELGKLSIKQLMAFKGIGEAKSVTIAAALEMGRRRRGEEAQKKSKINSSRDAFDLLQPRIGELDHEEFWILYLSNANKVLHSAQLSKGGLTGTLVDVRIVMRQALEQGAVGLILSHNHPSGTLRPSEEDRKVTQKLKRAAAALDIKVLDHLIITQKDYYSFADEGIL; translated from the coding sequence ATGCATGAAAAATCAACCTCGTTTTCAATTAAAAATTGGTCGGACGATGATAAACCGCGAGAAAAATTAGTTCATAAAGGGAGGTCGGTACTATCTGATGCTGAACTCATAGCAATTCTTATTGGTTCGGGTAGTAGAAATGAGAGTGCTGTTGAACTCGCAAAACGTATTTTAGCTTCGGTCAATAACAACCTAAATGAATTAGGTAAGCTTTCCATTAAACAACTGATGGCTTTTAAAGGTATCGGGGAAGCTAAATCAGTAACCATTGCCGCTGCCTTAGAGATGGGCAGAAGAAGACGTGGTGAAGAAGCCCAAAAAAAAAGCAAAATAAATAGTAGTAGAGATGCTTTTGATTTGTTACAACCCCGTATTGGAGAGTTGGATCATGAAGAGTTTTGGATTCTTTATTTAAGCAATGCCAATAAAGTGCTGCACAGTGCACAACTGAGTAAAGGTGGGTTGACAGGAACTTTAGTAGATGTTCGCATCGTAATGCGGCAGGCACTTGAGCAAGGAGCAGTTGGGTTAATCCTGTCGCATAATCACCCTTCTGGAACGTTAAGACCAAGCGAGGAAGACCGTAAGGTGACGCAGAAATTGAAAAGGGCCGCAGCTGCATTAGATATAAAAGTTTTAGATCATTTGATAATTACCCAAAAGGATTATTATAGTTTTGCTGATGAAGGTATTCTTTAA
- a CDS encoding UDP-N-acetylmuramate--L-alanine ligase, whose amino-acid sequence MQIHFIAIGGSAMHNLALALAHKGDVVTGSDDVIFEPSKTRLKDKGLLPESFGWFPEKIHESLDAVILGMHAKEDNPELLKAQELGLKIYSYPEFLYEQAKDKTRVVIGGSHGKTTITSMILHVLNYHDREVDFMVGAQLEGFERMVHLTDHNDFMILEGDEYLSSPIDRRPKFHLYKPNIGLLSGIAWDHINVFPTFENYVEQFQIFVDSIVKGGSITYNQEDPEVKKVVEVSENTIRKLPYTTPEYTIEDGTTLLETPEGPMPIEVFGKHNLSNLAGAKWICQNMGVDEDDFYEAIATFSGASKRLEKIAEGKSSVAYKDFAHSPSKVAATTKAVKEQYENRKLIACLELHTYSSFNPEFLKEYKGALDAADEAVIFYLPESVAIKKLKEVTPEQILEAFERNDLKIYTNAASFRDFVFSQDYDNAVLLLMSSGNYGGLDLIQLKEKFSL is encoded by the coding sequence ATGCAGATTCATTTTATTGCAATTGGTGGTAGTGCCATGCACAATTTAGCTTTGGCCTTAGCTCATAAAGGTGATGTCGTAACAGGAAGTGACGATGTTATTTTTGAACCTTCTAAAACTAGGTTGAAAGACAAAGGACTTCTACCTGAAAGTTTCGGTTGGTTTCCGGAAAAGATACATGAAAGTTTAGATGCTGTTATTCTTGGCATGCACGCGAAAGAGGATAACCCAGAGTTATTAAAAGCTCAAGAACTCGGTTTGAAAATATATTCATACCCCGAATTTCTCTATGAGCAAGCAAAAGATAAAACCCGAGTGGTTATTGGCGGTAGCCATGGTAAAACCACAATAACATCTATGATTCTTCATGTGTTGAACTATCATGATAGAGAGGTAGATTTTATGGTGGGTGCCCAATTAGAAGGTTTTGAACGTATGGTGCATTTGACAGATCATAATGATTTTATGATTTTGGAAGGGGATGAATACTTGTCGTCTCCTATAGACCGTAGACCTAAGTTTCATTTATATAAACCTAATATAGGGCTGTTAAGTGGAATTGCTTGGGACCATATTAATGTGTTTCCGACTTTTGAAAATTATGTAGAGCAGTTTCAGATTTTTGTTGATAGTATTGTTAAGGGGGGAAGCATAACCTATAACCAAGAAGACCCTGAAGTTAAAAAGGTGGTAGAGGTATCTGAAAATACGATTCGTAAATTGCCGTATACAACGCCTGAGTATACTATTGAAGACGGAACCACGCTTTTAGAAACCCCTGAAGGACCAATGCCTATTGAGGTTTTTGGAAAACATAATTTGAGCAATTTAGCTGGTGCCAAATGGATTTGCCAAAATATGGGTGTAGATGAGGATGACTTCTATGAAGCTATAGCAACATTTTCAGGAGCTTCTAAACGATTGGAGAAAATTGCAGAAGGGAAATCTTCAGTTGCTTATAAAGACTTTGCGCATTCTCCAAGTAAAGTGGCTGCAACAACAAAAGCGGTAAAAGAGCAATATGAAAACCGTAAACTAATAGCCTGTTTAGAACTACACACGTATAGTAGTTTTAATCCTGAATTTTTAAAAGAATACAAGGGTGCTTTAGATGCAGCGGACGAAGCGGTAATTTTCTATTTACCTGAATCTGTGGCCATTAAAAAATTGAAAGAAGTTACACCTGAGCAAATTTTAGAAGCTTTTGAACGTAACGACCTTAAGATTTACACCAACGCAGCTAGTTTTAGGGACTTTGTTTTTAGTCAGGATTATGATAATGCCGTTTTACTTCTAATGAGTTCCGGTAATTACGGTGGTTTGGATCTGATTCAATTAAAAGAGAAATTTTCTTTGTAA
- a CDS encoding gliding motility-associated C-terminal domain-containing protein: MTDQTYIRTILQLVLPFCLILFSVDSFAQCAGSDNSVTICEKDSDEANKTFDLFAELGGTPLPGGTWSTNDPANFYALDRDTGIVNLWEVKNSGLHEFTYTNTCGSEESAVVTITLGGYPGEDNIDGSADACGDDPSVNLHGFIGDETEGKFQDFNGTWDAITPEAAPYLALNFFDAESAGPGTYEFTHTVPVVGSCPSRQVTLLLEVQRPANSGIASSLTVCTTDDLSSYTDYDLNDLLEDEDINGTWSEGADTDQLSDLTDHNIDIEAIRDRHTYGSFSFTYTVYPSHAVCDIHRTTVEISILPTLRGTMTAPNFCIDPDKYLIEISDYEDTLIPPGAYSVSYQLDSSSGNSGETTSLILNPDRTGSFEIDANLVQKNVTTTLSITSLGEEVCADIQVSPIQFIVTDPLANVTDTCEGEDISVSLIDIFDPSFTRANGTYDVNYTITAPSGTETAHIASAITFTSGSANFTIPTSQITETGEYDFDFEVDNGFPMECSISDTAIITAIPEAIQLDVLVDNSCNATGIDVLVTAPILSDGTYIVTYEVVSQETNTVLIDNTISNTGGTADFQIDVATLEQGNYTVTVKSTQNDTTPCRTIFDFEVNENFAIEGVPALPEAEPVQTICLAEFTSSLPTLQDIEVSANGQVMFYDTATDMDILPIDTELVDGEDYFISNIDPNNNCEGSDRIQVSIILSDPEMPMLFVGNPTFCASENPVVDNLNASVASSNAIVWYETETGGTALDTNTGLIDGKSYYAATEVDGKCQSSLRTEVIPTVYQLEPASLAFTTLALCGLDEPTIENLSDAKTDSSYDVLWYDTPANGIPLEEDVLLISGTTYYAESFNPDTGCMNPERIAITIDLTNCEPEEYGFFIPDGFSPNGDGKNDMFFIPNIEIIFPEFTLEILNRYGTSLFKGDRSSPAWNGKNGSGTAPNGVYFYILDYNKEGHNPVQGRLYLNR, translated from the coding sequence ATGACTGACCAGACTTACATAAGAACCATCTTACAATTGGTTTTGCCTTTTTGTTTGATTCTCTTTTCTGTAGACTCGTTCGCACAGTGTGCTGGTTCCGATAATTCGGTAACCATATGTGAGAAAGATTCCGATGAGGCAAACAAAACTTTTGACCTATTTGCAGAATTAGGCGGAACACCTCTACCCGGAGGCACATGGTCCACTAATGACCCCGCTAACTTTTATGCACTTGACCGAGATACCGGTATTGTAAACCTGTGGGAAGTTAAAAACTCAGGTTTACACGAGTTTACCTACACAAACACCTGTGGCTCCGAGGAATCTGCCGTTGTAACCATTACATTGGGCGGATACCCTGGAGAAGACAATATAGATGGTTCTGCAGATGCCTGTGGGGATGACCCCTCAGTAAATCTACATGGTTTTATTGGAGATGAAACAGAAGGGAAATTTCAAGATTTCAATGGTACCTGGGATGCTATTACACCTGAAGCAGCACCGTATTTGGCTTTAAACTTTTTTGATGCTGAATCTGCCGGACCAGGAACATATGAATTTACCCATACTGTACCTGTTGTAGGTTCTTGCCCTAGTAGACAAGTAACCTTGTTACTTGAAGTTCAAAGGCCTGCCAATTCAGGTATTGCTTCTAGTTTAACAGTCTGTACTACTGATGATTTATCTAGTTATACTGATTATGACTTAAACGATTTATTAGAAGATGAAGATATAAACGGTACTTGGTCAGAAGGTGCTGATACCGACCAACTCTCCGACCTTACTGACCATAACATAGATATTGAGGCAATTAGAGACCGCCATACCTATGGCTCCTTCTCTTTTACTTATACCGTCTATCCATCACATGCGGTCTGTGACATTCATAGAACTACTGTTGAAATTAGTATTCTACCCACTTTGCGGGGTACAATGACCGCTCCTAATTTTTGTATAGACCCGGATAAATACCTAATTGAAATAAGCGATTATGAAGATACATTGATTCCACCCGGCGCTTATTCCGTATCATACCAATTGGATTCTTCGAGCGGAAATTCAGGAGAAACTACCTCACTAATTCTTAACCCAGACCGTACTGGTTCATTTGAAATTGACGCCAACTTGGTTCAAAAAAACGTAACCACAACATTATCCATAACTTCATTAGGAGAAGAGGTTTGTGCCGATATTCAGGTATCTCCAATTCAGTTTATTGTTACAGACCCTCTAGCCAACGTAACGGACACCTGTGAGGGCGAAGATATTTCAGTAAGCCTAATCGACATTTTTGACCCCTCTTTTACCCGTGCAAACGGCACCTACGATGTTAATTATACCATTACCGCACCTAGCGGAACGGAAACTGCTCACATTGCCAGTGCCATTACATTCACTTCCGGCAGTGCAAATTTCACTATCCCTACTTCCCAAATTACGGAAACCGGAGAATACGATTTTGATTTTGAAGTGGATAATGGATTCCCAATGGAATGTTCTATTTCAGATACTGCGATAATTACTGCTATACCAGAAGCTATTCAATTAGATGTCTTGGTAGATAATTCATGCAACGCTACTGGTATAGATGTTTTGGTAACAGCTCCCATCCTTTCCGATGGCACTTATATTGTGACTTATGAAGTTGTTTCTCAAGAAACCAATACTGTATTAATTGATAATACTATAAGTAACACCGGTGGCACTGCAGATTTTCAAATTGACGTGGCTACGCTAGAACAAGGCAATTATACGGTTACCGTAAAAAGTACACAAAATGACACCACGCCTTGTAGAACAATTTTCGATTTCGAGGTGAATGAAAATTTTGCCATTGAGGGTGTTCCTGCACTTCCAGAAGCAGAACCGGTGCAGACTATTTGCCTTGCAGAATTTACTTCTTCATTACCTACTTTACAAGATATTGAAGTGAGTGCCAATGGTCAGGTGATGTTTTATGACACGGCAACAGATATGGATATTCTTCCTATTGACACAGAGCTTGTGGATGGGGAAGATTATTTTATATCTAATATAGACCCCAATAACAATTGCGAAGGTTCAGATAGAATTCAGGTTTCCATTATCCTCTCAGACCCTGAAATGCCCATGCTATTTGTTGGAAATCCTACATTTTGTGCTTCAGAAAACCCCGTAGTAGATAATTTGAATGCCAGCGTAGCTAGTAGCAATGCCATAGTGTGGTATGAAACTGAAACAGGAGGAACGGCCTTAGATACGAATACCGGTTTGATTGACGGAAAAAGCTATTATGCCGCAACAGAAGTTGATGGAAAATGCCAAAGTTCCTTACGGACCGAAGTGATCCCGACAGTTTATCAATTAGAACCGGCTAGTTTAGCATTTACCACATTGGCACTTTGCGGATTGGACGAACCTACAATAGAAAATTTAAGCGATGCCAAAACCGATTCTTCATACGATGTGCTGTGGTATGACACTCCCGCGAACGGCATTCCACTTGAAGAAGATGTTCTTTTAATTTCGGGAACCACGTATTATGCGGAAAGTTTCAATCCGGATACAGGTTGTATGAATCCTGAGCGAATAGCCATTACCATTGACCTTACCAATTGTGAACCTGAAGAATACGGATTCTTTATTCCCGATGGATTTTCGCCTAACGGAGATGGTAAAAACGATATGTTCTTCATTCCCAATATTGAGATTATATTTCCTGAATTCACTTTAGAAATTTTAAACCGATACGGTACTTCCCTCTTTAAAGGAGACAGAAGCAGCCCGGCCTGGAACGGAAAAAACGGAAGCGGCACAGCCCCTAATGGCGTGTACTTCTACATTCTAGATTATAATAAAGAAGGTCATAACCCGGTACAGGGCAGATTGTACCTTAACCGCTAA
- a CDS encoding PorP/SprF family type IX secretion system membrane protein — MKEIKLYFIFLMFVCAAAHGQQDPQYTQYMYNMSVVNPAYTTNEVGMLNFGGLYRSQWKNAVGSPKTLTFFTHVPMSDKVEVGLSFITDEIGDGALKENNIYADFAYILKLDDKSNLSLGLKGGFTTFETNFDGFMLPEFQDDPAFNENINSTFPNVGIGAFYHRQNFYAGISAPNLLTTKHIENKDGINRIGSENIHFFLTSGYVYELNPDLKLKPSALAKIVEGSPLTVDVSLNALFLNRFEGGLSYRLEDSVSAMFNIAATPALRIGYAYDYTLSNLSTYSSGSHEIFVLFNLDLLGLGKGYDKSPRFY; from the coding sequence ATGAAAGAAATAAAACTATATTTTATTTTTCTGATGTTCGTGTGTGCTGCGGCCCATGGGCAACAAGACCCCCAATACACACAGTACATGTACAACATGAGCGTTGTGAACCCTGCATATACCACCAATGAGGTGGGTATGCTCAACTTTGGCGGATTGTACCGCTCTCAATGGAAAAATGCCGTAGGAAGTCCCAAAACACTTACCTTTTTTACACATGTTCCCATGAGTGATAAAGTGGAAGTAGGTCTATCTTTTATTACGGATGAAATTGGAGATGGTGCTTTAAAGGAAAATAATATCTATGCAGATTTTGCATACATTTTAAAATTAGATGACAAGAGTAACCTTTCATTAGGGCTAAAAGGTGGCTTCACCACTTTTGAGACCAATTTTGACGGCTTTATGCTTCCTGAGTTTCAAGACGACCCTGCTTTTAACGAAAATATAAACAGTACATTTCCAAATGTGGGTATTGGTGCTTTTTACCACAGACAGAATTTTTATGCCGGCATTTCTGCTCCCAACCTGTTAACCACAAAGCATATTGAAAACAAGGATGGAATTAATCGTATCGGCTCAGAAAATATTCACTTTTTCCTTACTTCGGGTTACGTGTATGAATTAAATCCCGATTTAAAACTTAAACCTTCGGCATTGGCAAAAATTGTAGAGGGATCTCCTTTAACTGTGGATGTTTCGCTGAACGCCCTTTTTCTAAATCGATTTGAAGGGGGATTGTCATACCGCTTGGAAGACTCCGTGAGTGCCATGTTCAACATTGCCGCCACACCTGCTTTGCGTATTGGTTATGCTTATGATTATACCTTATCGAACCTCAGCACCTACAGTTCTGGTTCTCATGAAATATTTGTTCTTTTTAATCTCGATTTACTGGGCCTCGGCAAAGGATACGACAAATCACCTAGATTCTACTAA
- a CDS encoding OmpA family protein encodes MKKLLFIWFVLGLTVQTYAQQELKRADTYFERAYYSDAIPLYEQLLPRNKNSKLIKNLADSYYHTFNMKAAVRWYGYLISNYGENVDESYHFKLNQSLKAIGEYEKAKKVLVDFYTEEGQDDKVSQIENNFTYVENVGAIGNRFEIKNLNLNTSTSEFGAARIDSNLVYSASRKNSSVLPKLYRWNNENYLDIYSHPIEKIEQGDSLSSSISSVINSKMHEGTFAISKDRKTIYFTRNSKKKTEDDKISNLKIYRAEYVEDSWSNITPLPFNSNDFSTEHPALSPDGTKLYFSSDREGGFGSFDLYFVTIQKDGFFGNPINLGEDINTDKKEQFPFIDEKGNLYFASNGHPGFGLLDVFISKQENGTFQKPDNLGLPVNSGYDDFSLSLDHDNNTGYFSSNRPSGKGSDDIYSFTETKPLLIEDCKQFIAGILTDKTTKQPLVNATIELLNADGNSIEKIITSADASFKFQIECSSQYRIMANKEGYEDNSKILISDTERNAVKDGSLTLYSIKEREAKKAEELLAKKEAEEKLALAEIERKKKQEKAAELAQIEKEKQTAIKQKATQEKEERERLKKIETIIAKEDAIVRENERIVIQTEEIHFDYSLWYVRREARERLAKVVAIMKNNPGMVIEIGTHTDIRGNSEYNRDLSQKRADSAKEFMVKNGIAQNRIIAKGYGESQPIVKCETEESCTEEDHEWNRRCELVVVKWE; translated from the coding sequence ATGAAAAAACTACTCTTCATATGGTTTGTTCTGGGTTTAACCGTACAAACCTACGCCCAACAAGAACTGAAACGTGCCGACACATATTTTGAACGCGCGTACTACAGTGATGCTATTCCGCTTTATGAGCAGTTGCTCCCACGGAACAAAAATTCAAAACTGATTAAAAATCTTGCGGATAGTTACTACCATACTTTTAATATGAAGGCAGCCGTCCGTTGGTATGGATATTTAATTTCCAATTATGGCGAAAACGTTGACGAAAGCTATCATTTTAAGCTAAACCAATCTTTAAAAGCGATAGGCGAATATGAAAAGGCAAAAAAAGTGCTCGTTGATTTTTATACAGAGGAAGGACAAGACGATAAGGTCAGCCAAATTGAAAACAACTTCACCTATGTAGAAAATGTAGGGGCTATTGGTAATCGATTTGAAATTAAAAACCTCAACCTGAATACATCCACATCCGAATTTGGTGCCGCGCGTATAGATTCCAATTTGGTATACAGCGCTTCCAGAAAAAACTCAAGTGTCCTGCCTAAACTCTATCGTTGGAACAATGAAAACTATTTAGATATCTATTCCCATCCCATTGAAAAAATAGAACAAGGAGATAGTTTAAGCTCATCCATTAGCAGCGTAATCAACTCCAAAATGCACGAAGGCACTTTTGCCATTTCAAAAGATAGAAAAACCATTTATTTTACCAGAAACAGTAAAAAGAAAACGGAAGATGATAAAATAAGTAACCTAAAAATTTATCGTGCAGAATATGTAGAGGATTCTTGGAGTAATATCACTCCCTTACCCTTTAACAGTAATGATTTCTCAACGGAACACCCAGCATTAAGTCCGGACGGAACAAAACTTTATTTCTCTTCTGATCGCGAAGGTGGTTTTGGTTCGTTTGACCTATACTTTGTTACCATTCAAAAGGATGGATTCTTTGGAAATCCTATCAACCTAGGAGAGGATATCAATACGGATAAAAAGGAACAATTTCCATTTATTGATGAAAAGGGCAATCTATATTTTGCTTCCAATGGCCACCCAGGCTTCGGTTTGTTAGATGTATTTATTTCCAAACAGGAGAATGGAACTTTTCAAAAACCTGATAATTTAGGTTTACCGGTGAACAGCGGTTATGACGACTTTTCTCTTTCATTGGATCATGACAACAATACCGGTTATTTTTCTTCTAATCGCCCTAGTGGAAAGGGAAGTGATGATATCTATTCCTTTACGGAAACCAAACCGTTGCTCATAGAAGATTGTAAACAGTTTATTGCTGGTATTTTGACCGATAAGACCACAAAACAGCCTTTGGTCAATGCCACTATTGAACTTTTAAATGCCGATGGAAATTCCATAGAGAAAATTATCACCTCGGCAGATGCTTCCTTTAAATTCCAGATTGAATGTAGCAGTCAATATCGTATTATGGCGAATAAAGAAGGATATGAAGACAACTCAAAAATCCTTATTTCCGACACCGAAAGAAATGCGGTAAAAGATGGTTCACTTACACTTTACTCCATTAAAGAACGTGAAGCTAAAAAAGCTGAGGAACTCCTCGCCAAAAAAGAAGCTGAGGAAAAACTGGCCTTAGCAGAAATAGAACGAAAAAAGAAGCAGGAAAAGGCAGCGGAACTGGCACAAATAGAAAAAGAGAAGCAAACAGCCATTAAACAAAAAGCAACCCAAGAAAAAGAAGAGCGCGAACGTCTTAAAAAAATAGAGACCATAATTGCCAAAGAAGATGCCATTGTCAGAGAAAATGAGCGAATCGTTATTCAAACTGAAGAAATTCATTTTGACTACAGCCTTTGGTATGTGAGACGAGAAGCTAGGGAAAGGTTGGCAAAGGTAGTTGCCATTATGAAAAACAACCCTGGTATGGTCATTGAAATCGGCACGCATACGGATATAAGAGGTAACTCTGAATACAATCGTGACCTTTCTCAAAAACGAGCCGACTCCGCAAAAGAATTTATGGTTAAAAACGGAATTGCCCAAAATAGAATAATTGCAAAAGGCTACGGTGAATCACAACCCATTGTAAAATGCGAAACCGAAGAAAGCTGCACCGAAGAAGACCATGAGTGGAATAGGCGGTGCGAACTAGTAGTTGTAAAATGGGAATAA
- a CDS encoding cupin domain-containing protein — protein MNLSEISSKEIMPGYHGKLVHSKNMSIAFWTVEEGAVVPEHSHMNEQIMHVQEGRFEFTLDGETKIYEADDVVIIPPHSSHSGKALTPCKLIDVFSPVREEYK, from the coding sequence ATGAACTTATCGGAAATTTCATCCAAAGAAATCATGCCGGGTTATCACGGTAAACTTGTACATTCCAAAAATATGTCCATTGCTTTTTGGACCGTGGAAGAAGGAGCAGTAGTTCCTGAACACTCGCATATGAACGAACAGATTATGCATGTGCAAGAAGGCCGTTTTGAATTCACCCTTGATGGAGAAACAAAAATCTATGAAGCGGACGATGTGGTAATTATACCACCCCATAGTTCACATAGTGGCAAGGCTCTTACACCATGTAAACTGATAGATGTTTTTAGCCCTGTGAGAGAAGAATACAAATAG